A part of Lacinutrix sp. 5H-3-7-4 genomic DNA contains:
- a CDS encoding ABC transporter permease, whose translation MHRFLASTYKEFRLLTRDFGGMVILFVMPLVLIITITLIQDSTFKTISDNKIPILIVDNDNGNVAKTIIEGLQVSSAFQIIKEKKESIAKAQVFKGKYQLAIIIPEKLSQDLEAKVNQNVNEIIAKFGLEDNTQEKIKIKKKEVRLYFDPATQQTFKSSVKNGIDKMIATIETQSIYKAFQSQITDDPTETIFETENFISFKEVPLEKEGEVVLPNSVQHNVPAWSLFAIFFIIVPLSINVVKEKNQGTFVRLRTNPVSYATVLAGKTAVYLIVCMLQFVFMLLIGVYFFPSIGLPTLDVSGKLPLLFLVAFFAGLAAIGLGLLLGTVAKTHEQSAPFGATFVVILAAIGGVWVPVFIMPEFMQMLSHISPMNWGLNAFYDVFLRHGSLIDILPEIGLLLLFFLATTTFAIIYNEKKYAV comes from the coding sequence ATGCATAGATTTTTAGCGTCAACATATAAAGAATTTAGACTATTAACGCGTGATTTTGGCGGGATGGTAATACTTTTTGTAATGCCATTAGTATTAATTATTACAATAACGCTAATACAAGATAGCACCTTTAAAACTATAAGCGATAATAAAATACCTATATTAATAGTAGATAATGACAATGGAAACGTTGCAAAAACGATAATAGAAGGTCTTCAAGTATCTAGTGCTTTTCAAATTATTAAAGAAAAAAAAGAAAGTATAGCCAAAGCGCAAGTTTTTAAAGGTAAATACCAATTAGCAATTATAATTCCTGAAAAATTATCACAGGATTTAGAAGCTAAAGTAAACCAAAATGTTAACGAGATTATAGCAAAGTTTGGTTTAGAAGACAATACGCAAGAAAAAATTAAAATTAAAAAAAAAGAAGTGCGTTTGTATTTTGATCCAGCAACACAACAAACCTTTAAAAGCTCTGTAAAAAACGGAATTGATAAAATGATTGCTACCATAGAAACGCAATCAATTTACAAAGCCTTTCAATCTCAAATAACAGATGATCCTACAGAAACAATTTTTGAAACCGAAAATTTTATAAGCTTTAAAGAAGTTCCATTAGAAAAAGAAGGAGAAGTTGTTTTACCAAATTCTGTACAACACAATGTTCCAGCATGGTCATTATTTGCAATATTTTTTATAATTGTTCCTCTATCAATAAATGTTGTTAAAGAAAAAAATCAAGGAACCTTTGTTAGATTGCGTACAAATCCAGTGTCTTATGCCACTGTATTGGCAGGTAAAACAGCTGTTTATTTAATTGTATGTATGTTACAATTTGTATTCATGCTACTTATAGGTGTTTATTTTTTTCCAAGTATAGGTTTACCAACATTAGATGTTTCGGGAAAATTACCATTATTATTTTTAGTCGCATTTTTTGCAGGTTTAGCAGCAATAGGCTTAGGTTTATTATTAGGTACAGTAGCAAAAACACATGAGCAATCTGCACCGTTTGGCGCTACATTTGTTGTAATATTAGCAGCGATAGGAGGAGTTTGGGTACCCGTTTTTATTATGCCAGAATTCATGCAAATGTTATCTCATATTTCACCAATGAATTGGGGACTAAATGCGTTTTACGATGTATTTTTACGACATGGTTCTTTAATAGATATTTTACCAGAAATAGGATTGTTACTATTATTTTTTTTAGCAACAACTACATTTGCAATAATCTACAATGAAAAAAAATATGCTGTCTAA
- a CDS encoding thioesterase family protein, with translation MKKNMLSKTQIKEISHTSEIRIRFAETDPLSIVWHGNYIQYFEDGREAFGRAHGISYLDQKAYGFTTPIVKTNTEHKLPLFYGDIATIKTTFINSNAAKMVFKYQIFNAKNQVVCEGSTTQVFVSHVGEKMNEGELQLVAPKFFLDWKRKVGLLDE, from the coding sequence ATGAAAAAAAATATGCTGTCTAAAACCCAAATAAAAGAAATATCTCATACTAGCGAAATACGTATTCGTTTTGCAGAAACCGATCCACTAAGCATTGTTTGGCACGGTAACTATATACAGTATTTTGAAGATGGTCGCGAAGCTTTTGGGCGTGCACATGGTATTTCATATTTAGACCAAAAAGCATATGGTTTTACAACACCAATTGTAAAAACAAATACAGAACATAAATTGCCATTGTTTTATGGAGATATTGCAACAATAAAAACAACATTTATAAACTCTAATGCTGCTAAAATGGTATTTAAATATCAAATATTTAATGCCAAAAATCAAGTGGTTTGCGAAGGCTCTACAACACAAGTTTTTGTATCGCATGTAGGAGAAAAAATGAATGAAGGCGAATTGCAATTAGTAGCACCAAAGTTTTTTTTAGATTGGAAACGTAAAGTAGGTTTGCTAGATGAGTAA
- a CDS encoding beta-ketoacyl synthase encodes MSNIYVSYNNITSSLGFDSETVVQAISEEKSGLKLVDDKAILPNNFYSSLINREALKREFLKQQPKGEFTHLEKMMISSLSKVVKASNLEINDKVGLIISTTKGNIDALDEHSIFNKSRAYLSALGNTLKTFFNFKNEPVIVSNACVSGVLSVAIAKRFIQQEKYDHVFIVGGDIVTAFILSGFNSFQALSNAPCKPFDKNRTGINIGEVATSVLVTKDKNKLSKDAVEVLGESSCNDANHISGPSRTGEGLYRSIILALKQAKITHKDIDYISAHGTATLFNDEMEAIAFNRSGLSHVPINSLKGYFGHTLGASGLLETIVGMHSLYNNTLYKSLGFSELGVSKALNVISKTQKKPLKTFLKTASGFGGCNTAVIFKKV; translated from the coding sequence ATGAGTAATATTTACGTTTCATACAATAACATAACATCTTCACTTGGTTTCGACAGTGAAACAGTAGTACAAGCTATTAGTGAAGAAAAATCTGGATTAAAATTAGTAGATGATAAAGCTATTTTGCCAAATAATTTTTATTCATCTTTAATAAATAGAGAAGCATTAAAAAGAGAGTTTTTAAAACAACAACCTAAAGGAGAATTTACACATTTAGAAAAAATGATGATAAGCTCATTATCTAAAGTTGTAAAAGCATCAAATTTAGAAATAAATGATAAGGTTGGGCTTATAATTTCTACAACAAAAGGTAATATAGATGCTCTAGATGAACACTCAATATTTAACAAAAGTAGAGCTTATTTAAGTGCACTAGGTAATACTTTAAAAACCTTTTTTAACTTTAAAAACGAACCTGTAATAGTTTCAAATGCTTGTGTTTCTGGTGTTTTGTCTGTAGCTATCGCAAAACGTTTTATTCAACAAGAAAAATACGATCACGTGTTTATTGTTGGCGGAGATATCGTAACAGCATTTATATTATCTGGTTTTAATTCTTTTCAAGCATTAAGTAATGCACCATGTAAACCTTTCGATAAAAACAGAACCGGAATAAATATAGGAGAAGTTGCAACAAGTGTTTTAGTAACAAAAGATAAAAACAAACTATCTAAAGATGCGGTAGAAGTTTTGGGTGAAAGTTCTTGTAACGATGCAAACCATATTTCTGGACCATCGCGAACTGGTGAAGGTTTGTATAGAAGTATTATTTTAGCATTAAAACAAGCAAAAATTACGCATAAGGATATAGATTATATTTCTGCTCATGGAACAGCAACACTGTTTAATGATGAAATGGAAGCTATAGCATTTAATAGGTCTGGTTTAAGTCATGTGCCAATAAATAGTTTAAAAGGTTATTTTGGTCATACTTTAGGCGCTTCAGGATTATTAGAAACTATTGTTGGGATGCATTCTTTATATAATAATACACTTTATAAATCTTTAGGTTTTAGTGAACTGGGTGTTTCAAAAGCACTAAATGTAATTTCTAAAACTCAAAAAAAACCTTTAAAAACATTTTTAAAAACAGCTTCAGGTTTTGGTGGATGTAATACTGCAGTAATTTTTAAAAAAGTGTAA
- a CDS encoding phosphopantetheine-binding protein has translation MDALKLELKENIIEQLNLEDMTSEDIGNDDALFGDGLGLDSIDALELIVMLDKNYGIKLADPKEGRAIFQSIDTMAAYIAENRSK, from the coding sequence ATGGACGCTTTAAAATTAGAATTAAAAGAAAACATTATCGAACAATTAAACTTAGAAGATATGACTTCTGAAGATATTGGTAATGATGATGCTTTATTTGGCGATGGATTAGGATTAGATTCTATTGATGCTTTAGAATTAATAGTTATGCTTGATAAAAACTACGGAATAAAATTAGCCGACCCAAAAGAAGGCCGTGCAATATTTCAATCTATAGATACTATGGCAGCTTATATTGCCGAAAATAGAAGTAAATAA
- a CDS encoding beta-ketoacyl synthase, with product MSKGVAITGMGIISAIGNNVAENYQSLIDEKKGITKVEKIDTIHRDVIMVGEIATTNKAFEKQLGLDKNNNYSRTALLGAVAAKQAVKNAQITNINKYKTGLISATSVGGMDKTENHYYEYLTKSEPRKYIDGHHAGDSSQKIAEQLGIESSLVTTISTACSSAANAIMFGARLIKTGQLERVVVGGTDCLSKFTINGFKTLMILSDTYNTPFDENRKGLNLGEAAAFLVLESDAVVKAENKKVLAYVKGYANANDAHHQTASSENGDGATLAMQKALQVAGLKAKDVDYINAHGTATGNNDLSEGRAIIRVFGEQVPDFSSTKAYTGHTLAAAGGIEAVYSVLALQNNIIYPNLNFKTQMKEFNITPQLTLKTKPLNVIMSNSFGFGGNCSTVIFSKEA from the coding sequence ATGAGTAAAGGCGTAGCAATTACAGGAATGGGAATAATATCTGCCATTGGAAACAATGTTGCAGAAAACTATCAATCCCTTATAGATGAAAAAAAAGGCATCACTAAGGTAGAAAAAATAGATACTATTCACAGAGACGTAATTATGGTTGGAGAAATAGCAACCACAAACAAAGCTTTTGAAAAACAACTTGGTCTTGATAAAAATAATAATTACTCAAGAACAGCATTATTGGGTGCAGTTGCAGCAAAACAAGCTGTTAAAAATGCTCAAATTACTAATATTAATAAATACAAAACAGGTTTAATTTCGGCAACAAGTGTTGGCGGAATGGATAAAACCGAAAACCATTATTACGAATACTTAACTAAAAGTGAACCTAGAAAGTATATTGATGGTCATCATGCTGGAGATTCTTCTCAAAAAATAGCTGAACAACTAGGTATAGAAAGTTCACTGGTAACTACAATTAGTACAGCATGTTCATCTGCAGCAAATGCAATTATGTTTGGTGCTAGATTAATTAAAACAGGACAGTTAGAACGTGTGGTTGTTGGTGGTACAGACTGTTTGTCTAAATTTACTATTAACGGTTTTAAAACTTTAATGATACTTTCAGATACTTATAACACACCTTTTGATGAAAACCGAAAAGGTTTAAATTTAGGTGAAGCTGCTGCGTTTTTGGTGTTAGAGTCTGATGCTGTTGTAAAAGCCGAAAATAAAAAAGTATTAGCCTACGTAAAAGGCTATGCTAATGCTAACGATGCACACCATCAAACAGCCTCATCAGAAAATGGTGATGGCGCAACATTAGCAATGCAAAAGGCATTACAAGTAGCAGGATTAAAAGCTAAAGATGTAGATTATATTAATGCACATGGAACCGCAACAGGAAATAATGATTTGTCTGAAGGTCGTGCAATTATAAGAGTATTTGGAGAACAAGTACCAGATTTTAGTTCTACAAAAGCTTATACAGGTCATACATTAGCAGCAGCTGGTGGTATTGAAGCTGTATATTCTGTTTTAGCTTTACAAAACAATATTATATATCCAAATCTTAACTTTAAAACCCAGATGAAGGAATTTAATATTACACCACAACTTACTTTAAAAACCAAACCATTAAATGTTATTATGTCTAATTCTTTTGGATTTGGAGGTAATTGTTCAACCGTTATATTTTCAAAAGAAGCCTAA
- a CDS encoding beta-ketoacyl synthase N-terminal-like domain-containing protein yields the protein MQKVYINSVCAITPQKTFDNSTFLDDVIEYNDTVLNVVNPIYKDFIPPAAARRMAKGIKMGVVASKLALKEAGLENVDAIITGTGMGCVRDSEKFVSGIIDNNEQYLTPTSFIQSTHNTVGGQIALEIGCKGYNFTYVHSSVSFESALLDAKMQLELNEAQAILIGGVDELGDHTVAIHKKVDHIKPDAVSSNNLLKSNTKGAVFSEGAGFFVLTNKQKESSYAQVIALKTYNTLAEKNITTEAQLFLAENNLKAEDIDVIVLGNNGDVNFDGFYNKLTTEAFKDTQQVYYKHLSGEFNTASSFGFWLAARILKSQHIPNITKLNTTDKKQYRTILLYNQYRGKNHSFTVLKQC from the coding sequence ATGCAAAAAGTATATATAAATAGTGTTTGTGCTATAACGCCTCAAAAAACGTTTGATAATTCAACGTTCTTAGACGATGTGATAGAGTATAATGATACTGTTTTAAATGTTGTAAATCCTATTTATAAAGATTTTATTCCGCCAGCGGCAGCACGACGTATGGCAAAAGGAATAAAAATGGGAGTTGTAGCTTCAAAACTAGCATTAAAAGAAGCAGGATTAGAAAATGTAGATGCAATTATAACAGGAACAGGAATGGGCTGTGTTCGTGACTCAGAGAAATTTGTAAGCGGAATAATTGATAATAATGAGCAATACTTAACACCAACATCTTTTATACAGTCAACTCATAATACTGTTGGTGGCCAAATAGCTTTAGAGATTGGTTGCAAAGGCTATAATTTTACTTATGTACATTCTAGCGTGTCTTTTGAGTCTGCTTTACTAGATGCAAAAATGCAGTTAGAATTAAATGAAGCTCAAGCAATTTTAATTGGTGGTGTAGATGAGTTAGGAGATCACACAGTAGCAATTCACAAAAAAGTAGACCACATAAAACCAGATGCGGTAAGCTCTAATAATTTATTAAAAAGTAACACCAAAGGAGCAGTGTTTAGTGAAGGCGCAGGTTTTTTTGTATTAACTAACAAGCAAAAAGAGTCAAGCTATGCACAAGTAATAGCATTAAAAACATACAATACATTAGCTGAAAAAAATATAACCACAGAAGCACAATTGTTTTTAGCTGAAAATAATTTGAAAGCAGAAGATATAGATGTTATTGTTTTAGGGAATAACGGTGATGTAAATTTTGATGGTTTTTATAATAAACTTACTACTGAAGCTTTTAAAGACACACAACAAGTATACTATAAACATTTATCTGGTGAGTTTAACACGGCATCATCTTTTGGTTTTTGGTTAGCGGCAAGAATATTAAAATCACAACACATTCCAAATATTACTAAGCTTAATACAACAGATAAAAAACAGTATAGAACAATATTATTATACAATCAATACCGTGGAAAAAACCATAGTTTTACAGTATTGAAACAATGCTAA
- a CDS encoding polysaccharide deacetylase family protein: MLKRKIDIFFITVLVGGTILLFVNSFPLFVLFIWLFLWFVITALGSFNIDWNYHLKSLNSSPNTIKNQVSITFDDGPNPEFTPQVLALLKKYNAKATFFCVGKNIEANPELFKTIIAQGHTVGNHTYSHSKKFGFFKTQQVILELKQTNTVAKTIGAVNLKLYRPAFGVTNPQIKKALKKIKLQSIGWNTRSFDTSFLSSKVIIKKITKNLKKGDVILLHDSSEKSVLVLEQLLLFLHKQNLQSVTIDTLFNIKAYA; this comes from the coding sequence ATGCTAAAAAGGAAAATAGATATATTTTTTATAACTGTTTTAGTTGGTGGAACTATTTTGTTATTTGTAAATAGTTTTCCGCTTTTTGTTTTATTTATTTGGCTTTTTTTATGGTTTGTTATAACAGCATTGGGATCTTTTAACATAGACTGGAATTACCACTTAAAATCATTAAACTCTAGCCCAAATACAATTAAAAATCAGGTGTCCATAACATTTGATGATGGTCCTAATCCCGAGTTTACACCACAAGTTTTAGCATTGCTTAAAAAATATAATGCAAAGGCTACATTTTTTTGTGTAGGCAAAAATATAGAAGCTAATCCAGAGTTATTTAAAACTATTATAGCTCAAGGTCATACTGTTGGTAACCATACGTATTCACATTCAAAAAAGTTTGGTTTTTTTAAAACGCAGCAGGTAATATTAGAATTAAAACAAACCAATACAGTTGCTAAAACTATAGGCGCTGTTAATTTAAAACTTTATCGGCCGGCATTTGGTGTCACAAATCCACAAATAAAGAAAGCATTAAAAAAAATAAAACTACAAAGTATAGGTTGGAATACTAGATCTTTTGATACTTCATTTTTGTCATCAAAAGTTATAATAAAAAAAATAACAAAAAACCTTAAAAAGGGCGATGTTATTTTACTGCATGATAGTAGTGAGAAATCGGTTCTTGTTTTGGAACAGTTATTGTTATTTTTGCATAAACAAAACTTACAATCTGTAACTATAGATACTTTGTTTAACATTAAGGCTTATGCGTAA
- a CDS encoding outer membrane lipoprotein carrier protein LolA — protein sequence MRNLYIIFFFSVFVMQSQTKMSAANAKALQAKVKTLAKNSKTITSDFVQYKHLDFLDNDIETSGKMYFKAPDFVKWEYVKPFVYVVIFKEKTLYINDNGNKSKVDIGSNKMFKQLNNLVIASVKGDLFNEEAFNISYFTFGENSLVYFNPKDEKMAKYIKSFHITFNTNGDVIEVKMIEPSNDFTRIVFTNKEINKTLPNAVFTH from the coding sequence ATGCGTAATTTATATATTATATTTTTCTTTTCAGTTTTTGTAATGCAATCACAAACAAAAATGAGTGCAGCTAATGCAAAAGCTTTACAGGCAAAAGTTAAAACATTAGCAAAAAACTCTAAAACAATAACTAGTGATTTTGTACAATACAAGCATTTAGATTTTTTAGATAATGATATAGAAACATCTGGAAAAATGTATTTTAAAGCACCAGATTTTGTAAAATGGGAGTATGTTAAGCCTTTTGTTTATGTGGTGATTTTTAAAGAAAAAACACTTTATATAAACGATAATGGTAATAAATCTAAGGTAGATATAGGTTCTAATAAAATGTTTAAACAATTAAATAATTTGGTTATAGCAAGTGTTAAAGGAGATTTGTTTAACGAAGAAGCTTTTAATATTTCATATTTTACATTTGGAGAAAACAGTTTAGTTTATTTTAATCCAAAAGATGAAAAAATGGCTAAATACATTAAATCTTTTCATATTACATTTAATACAAATGGAGATGTAATAGAGGTGAAAATGATTGAACCATCTAACGATTTTACAAGAATTGTATTTACAAATAAAGAGATTAATAAAACGCTTCCAAATGCGGTATTTACTCACTAG
- a CDS encoding outer membrane beta-barrel protein, with protein MKKAVLLLVIFLTTASIFAQVKIRPGVKLGINNSRVQGINDSESLQGINAAAFVNFDFTRFYELQLETGYSQQGTSVRTYNSNFINGDNPTFGTQYQTEDLNLNYLTLGIANKFFVAAKDHGFHFIVGPSIDILVNDTRFESTPIDFSFFAGIGYEFSFGLAIEARYKQGIVNVEDDYYYDDYYYDDYYYDNDNYYTNSVFQVSAAYKFDF; from the coding sequence ATGAAAAAAGCAGTATTACTTTTAGTTATATTTTTAACCACAGCATCAATTTTTGCACAAGTTAAAATAAGACCAGGAGTTAAATTAGGTATAAATAATTCTAGAGTTCAAGGTATTAACGACTCAGAATCTTTACAAGGTATAAATGCCGCTGCATTTGTAAATTTCGATTTTACTCGTTTTTATGAGTTGCAATTAGAAACAGGTTACTCTCAACAAGGTACAAGCGTACGCACATATAATTCAAATTTTATAAATGGTGATAATCCTACTTTTGGAACTCAATATCAAACCGAGGATTTAAACCTTAATTATTTAACTTTAGGTATTGCAAATAAGTTTTTTGTTGCGGCTAAAGATCATGGTTTTCATTTTATTGTTGGACCATCTATAGATATTTTAGTAAACGATACGCGTTTTGAAAGTACACCAATAGATTTTTCGTTTTTTGCAGGTATAGGATATGAGTTTTCATTTGGTTTGGCAATAGAAGCGAGATATAAGCAAGGTATTGTAAATGTTGAAGACGACTATTATTACGACGACTATTATTACGATGATTATTATTACGATAACGACAATTATTACACAAACTCTGTATTTCAAGTAAGTGCAGCCTATAAATTTGATTTTTAA
- a CDS encoding 3-hydroxyacyl-ACP dehydratase has protein sequence MQLQDFYKVNTIETVENKTTANIKINKNHEIFKGHFPNNPVTPGVCMMQIIKELTEKVVSKNLFMQTSSNIKFMAIINPELTPNLDLTLDITKTDEGYKVKNVTKFEDTVALKLSALFTVK, from the coding sequence ATGCAATTACAAGATTTTTATAAAGTAAATACAATAGAAACAGTTGAAAATAAAACAACTGCTAACATTAAAATAAACAAGAATCACGAGATTTTTAAAGGGCACTTTCCTAACAATCCTGTGACACCTGGAGTTTGTATGATGCAAATAATAAAAGAACTTACAGAAAAAGTAGTAAGTAAAAATTTATTTATGCAAACCTCAAGTAATATTAAGTTTATGGCAATAATAAATCCAGAACTTACGCCAAATTTAGATCTAACTCTAGACATAACTAAAACAGATGAAGGTTATAAAGTAAAAAATGTAACTAAGTTTGAAGATACTGTGGCATTAAAATTGAGTGCATTATTTACAGTAAAATAA
- a CDS encoding DUF2062 domain-containing protein, translating into MFIVEKKLLNLKFKKQNICVLIPTYNNAATLKRVIDGVLEYTDNLLIVNDGSTDATPQILENYTTVKQLHIPENKGKGNALREGFTKAESLGYTFAITIDSDGQHYPNDLHNFITGLENAANDNVIIVGARNMEQANIPGKSSFGHKFSNFWYWFETGIKLTDTQSGYRLYNLKAVNALNLVTNKFEYEIEIIVKAAWKGIDVFNVPVKVLYDKDERVSHFRPFRDFTRVSIINTYFVILAIFFYKPRQLFRNLKKKGIKRFFLEDFLGQDDSPLKKALSIALGVFIGLSPFWGFHTVIVLFLAVSLNLNKAIAFAFSNVSLPPFIPFVLYASVKVGQFFMGEKNNQSMSEMIDNFEVITHLQTYLIGSFSLAVICAITFGCLGYFILKFFERKPLAITNA; encoded by the coding sequence ATGTTTATAGTGGAAAAAAAACTACTAAATCTTAAATTTAAAAAGCAAAATATATGTGTGTTAATCCCAACATACAACAATGCTGCTACATTAAAACGAGTAATTGACGGTGTTTTAGAATACACAGATAATTTACTAATTGTAAATGATGGTTCTACAGACGCTACACCACAAATTTTAGAAAATTATACAACAGTAAAACAATTACATATTCCAGAAAATAAAGGAAAAGGTAATGCTTTACGCGAAGGATTTACAAAAGCAGAAAGTTTAGGTTATACCTTTGCTATTACAATAGACTCAGATGGGCAACATTATCCAAACGATTTACATAATTTTATTACAGGCTTAGAAAATGCTGCAAACGATAATGTTATTATTGTAGGTGCTAGAAATATGGAACAAGCAAACATTCCTGGTAAAAGTAGTTTTGGGCATAAATTTTCTAACTTTTGGTATTGGTTTGAAACAGGTATTAAATTAACCGATACCCAGTCTGGATATAGACTTTATAATTTAAAAGCAGTAAATGCTTTAAATCTGGTAACAAATAAATTTGAATACGAAATTGAAATTATTGTAAAAGCAGCTTGGAAAGGTATTGATGTTTTTAATGTACCAGTTAAAGTTCTATATGATAAAGATGAACGTGTATCACATTTTAGACCATTTAGAGACTTTACGCGAGTAAGTATAATTAATACATACTTTGTGATTTTAGCTATATTTTTTTATAAACCGCGACAGCTTTTTAGAAATTTAAAAAAAAAAGGCATTAAACGTTTTTTTTTAGAAGATTTTCTAGGTCAAGATGATTCTCCTTTAAAAAAAGCACTTTCTATAGCCTTAGGTGTTTTTATTGGTCTATCTCCTTTTTGGGGATTTCACACTGTTATTGTTTTATTTTTAGCAGTTTCCCTCAACCTTAATAAAGCCATTGCTTTTGCATTTTCTAATGTAAGTTTGCCTCCATTTATACCTTTTGTTTTGTATGCAAGTGTAAAAGTAGGACAGTTTTTTATGGGTGAAAAAAACAATCAAAGTATGAGCGAAATGATAGATAATTTTGAGGTAATTACACATTTGCAGACCTATTTAATAGGTAGCTTTTCGTTAGCAGTAATTTGTGCAATAACCTTTGGATGTTTAGGTTATTTTATTTTAAAATTTTTTGAAAGAAAACCTTTAGCGATAACTAATGCGTAG